A single window of Bombyx mori chromosome 17, ASM3026992v2 DNA harbors:
- the LOC101737635 gene encoding 15-hydroxyprostaglandin dehydrogenase [NAD(+)] encodes MAVELTFLFCLVILSVRANSISDKDLKGKNVIVTGAARGIGYAIADNFLANGVNLIIILDKNVTNGVRAAETLKCKYGRGKTIFIPCDVTKDLQLWDGIIKKHGPIHVLVNNAGILDEDQPREMILTNSVAPIEWSLKFREYARNDKGGPGGTIINTASRSGYRITPFMVSYVSSKHASLAFSKSLGHPYNFKRTGIRIVALCPELTYTAMTAKQTVWDDQLEDYKKVVKDAVWQKPDVVGKAAVHIFKNAESGTAWRIAGGHLSVAPVYLYMTDEEIEKAIKQN; translated from the coding sequence ATGGCTGTAGAGTTAACGTTTCTATTTTGCCTAGTAATACTTTCGGTTAGGGCCAATTCAATCAGTGACAAGGATCTAAAAGGTAAAAATGTTATCGTGACCGGGGCAGCTAGAGGTATAGGATACGCTATAGCTGATAATTTCTTAGCTAATGGAGTCAATCTAATTATAATCTTAGATAAAAATGTGACTAACGGAGTAAGAGCAGCTGAAACTCTAAAATGTAAATATGGGAGAGGTAAGACTATTTTTATACCATGCGATGTTACGAAAGATCTTCAACTGTGGGatggaataattaaaaaacatggGCCGATACACGTGTTAGTCAATAATGCTGGAATACTTGATGAAGACCAACCAAGAGAAATGATATTGACCAACAGCGTTGCACCGATTGAATGGTCACTAAAATTCAGAGAATACGCGAGAAACGACAAAGGTGGTCCTGGTGGAACTATTATAAATACCGCGTCCAGGTCAGGTTACAGAATAACTCCGTTCATGGTTTCCTACGTCTCATCAAAGCACGCGAGTCTAGCTTTCTCCAAGTCATTAGGACACCCATACAACTTCAAAAGAACAGGGATTAGGATTGTGGCTCTATGTCCAGAACTGACTTACACTGCGATGACTGCAAAGCAAACGGTTTGGGATGATCAGTTAGAAGATTATAAAAAAGTCGTCAAAGATGCCGTTTGGCAGAAACCCGATGTTGTCGGCAAAGCAGCTGTGCACATATTCAAGAATGCCGAATCCGGGACCGCTTGGAGAATCGCTGGTGGTCACCTGAGTGTAGCTCCAGTCTATTTATACATGACTGATGAAGAAATTGAAAAagctataaaacaaaattaa